The following are from one region of the Salvia splendens isolate huo1 chromosome 2, SspV2, whole genome shotgun sequence genome:
- the LOC121770135 gene encoding uncharacterized protein LOC121770135: MPLFSKLTKSLEPGAALSPRQRCEAEPPKFWKMDHLAKKDAIMMQMLEEIMRNYLAARLCVIQLILNHLGVSKNKRRTQLVFPYSMVSRVPLQVSHINRLVGVTDTDCLVNLRMDRNAFGRLCALFLQLGSLHDKRSIYIEEQVAIFLGVLAHH; the protein is encoded by the exons ATGCCCCTCTTCTCAAAATTGACGAAATCTCTAGAGCCAGGTGCTGCTCTTTCTCCAAGGCAAAGATGCGAAGCAGAACCACCGAAG TTTTGGAAGATGGACCACCTCGCTAAGAAAGATGCAATTATGATGCAAATGCTTGAAGAGATAATGAGGAATTATCTGGCGGCCCGATTGTGCGTTATACAATTGATTCTTAACCATCTAGGTGTGAGCAAGAACAAAAGACGAACTCAATTGGTGTTCCCATATAGTATGGTTAGTAGGGTACCCTTGCAAGTTAGCCACATAAACAGATTGGTTGGTGTCACTGACACTGATTGTCTAGTGAATCTGAGAATGGATCGAAATGCATTTGGCCGGTTGTGCGCTTTATTCCTCCAGCTTGGTTCTCTCCACGACAAGCGTAGCATTTACATAGAAGAGCAAGTGGCCATTTTCCTTGGTGTTTTAGCCcaccattaa
- the LOC121792065 gene encoding helicase-like transcription factor CHR28 encodes MASADHIDIASSDSDYSDSDSDFREIDNYRDDSPVRDTATTISDRVPPSQASSSRPNSTDPSSSKSQIVQYESPVRDTTPHPNSRGKYGPSLNEPSSSKRRTALDEIPSRPQKRLTIAETTGTSSSRIDNNTHPLMRVLLGFQSSTSNAHNLIENVSASEIRETHGKSMWSNPSNGSRILPPAMMPGKHSSTTTLVALNDPFYLTGVGEERPVGPDERLVFQAAVQDLHQQQKEADLPDGLLSVSLLRHQRIALAWMLRQESSGLCIGGILADDQGLGKTISTIALIQKQKTLEAKSKAKESSSTKTEAFNLDDDYGVSGSVALDDANQIKVSDSLAMLPQASNSTPKSRPRAGTLIVCPASVVRQWARELDEKVPKRAKLRVLVYHGGNRTKNPVTLARYDAVLTTYAIVSNEVPKQPLVEGDDDELKDGGAVSSAFAMEKKQKKSSVNKKFKKGKNDDLNAPDRNCGTLAKVIWSRVVLDESQTIKNHRTQIARACCSLKAKRRWCLSGTPIQNSIDELFSYFRFLKYEPYDNYKTFGSSIKGLILRDSVKGYKKLQFVLRNIMLRRTKGDLIDGKPIINLPPKKVHLTRVDFSLEERAFYEKLEFDSRKQFKAYAAAGTVSQNYANILLMLLRLRQACDHPLLAKGLSSDPVGKDSSEMAKILPRELLVNLLKPLEASLAICLVCRDPPENAVVTMCGHVFCYQCVSDHLTGEDNTCPAHQCKEQLGADVIFSRSTLRRSLCVDVDGDTPVQCELRDESAVLQRNYVSSKIKSALEILKSCISKGQSSESQDFFVFDEDVSASDHEFEAASVAPEKAIVFSQWTSMLDLVEMSLKNNHISYRRLDGTMSIAARDKAVKDFNTDPEVDVMLMSLKAGNLGLNMVAACRVILLDLWWNPTTEDQAVDRAHRIGQTRTVTVSRLTVKDTVEDRILSLQDDKRKMVASAFGEDQSGCHGARLSMEDLRFLFEG; translated from the exons ATGGCTTCAGCGGATCATATTGATATTGCTTCCTCGGATAGTGATTATTCGGATTCAGATTCAGATTTCCGGGAAATAGATAATTATAGAGATGACTCTCCAGTTAGGGATACTGCCACTACTATCAGTGATAGGGTCCCTCCATCTCAAGCATCCTCGTCTCGTCCTAACTCCACAG AtccttcttcttccaagagtcAAATTGTTCAGTATGAATCTCCAGTGAGGGACACCACCCCTCATCCTAATTCGAGAG GTAAATATGGTCCTTCTCTTAATGAACCTTCTTCTTCTAAGAGGCGAACGGCTCTTGATGAAATCCCATCAAGACCACAAAAGCGACTAACTATTGCAGAGACTACCGGTACTTCAAGTTCAAGGATAGACAATAATACTCATCCTCTGATGAGAGTCCTTCTTGGTTTCCAGTCTTCTACCTCTAACGCACACAATCTAATAGAAAATGTAAGTGCCAGTGAAATTCGCGAAACACATGGGAAATCAATGTGGTCAAATCCTTCTAATGGAAGTAGAATATTACCTCCGGCTATGATGCCTGGAAAACATTCTTCAACCACCACATTGGTTGCTTTGAATGATCCTTTCTATCTAACCGGGGTAGGTGAAGAGAGGCCTGTTGGACCTGATGAGAGATTGGTTTTTCAAGCTGCTGTGCAG GatcttcatcaacaacaaaAAGAAGCTGATTTACCTGATGGACTCTTGTCAGTTTCTCTTCTTAGGCACCAG AGAATTGCTTTGGCATGGATGCTTCGTCAAGAATCATCTGGTTTGTGCATAGGGGGAATCTTAGCTGATGATCAG GGCCTGGGCAAGACTATTTCAACGATTGCCCTCATACAAAAGCAAAAGACGCTGGAGGCAAAATCTAAAGCAAAGGAGTCGTCTTCTACCAAAACTGAAGCCTTTAACTTGGATGATGATTATGGAGTTAGTGGTTCTGTTGCTCTTGATGATGCAAACCAGATTAAAGTATCTGATAGTTTAGCAATGCTTCCACAAGCGAGTAATTCAACCCCCAAAAGTAGGCCAAGAGCAGGGACATTGATTGTTTGTCCAGCCAGCGTGGTTCGACAATGGGCTCGGGAGCTGGATGAGAAAGTCCCAAAAAGGGCTAAACTTCGTGTTCTAGTATATCATGGAGGCAATAGGACCAAGAATCCTGTTACGTTGGCAAGATATGATGCTGTTTTAACAACATATGCTATTGTATCAAATGAAGTTCCAAAACAACCTTTGGTTGAAGGGGATGATGATGAATTAAAGGATGGAGGTGCAGTATCTTCTGCATTTGCCATGGAGAAGAAGCAGAAAAAGTCATCCGTTAATAAGAAGTTCAAGAAGGGAAAAAATGATGATTTGAATGCTCCGGATAGAAATTGTGGCACATTAGCAAAGGTTATATGGTCTAGGGTTGTTTTGGATGAATCTCAGACCATAAAAAATCACAGAACTCAAATAGCTCGAGCCTGTTGTAGCCTTAAAGCAAAACGAAGATGGTGCTTATCTGGAACTCCAATACAGAATTCTATAGATGAATTGTTCAGCTATTTCAGATTTTTGAAATACGAACCATATGATAATTACAAAACCTTTGGTTCTTCTATCAAGGGTCTTATTTTAAGAGACTCTGTTAAAGGCTACAAGAAGCTTCAATTTGTCTTAAGGAATATCATGTTGCGCCGAACAAAAG GTGACTTAATTGATGGTAAGCCTATTATCAACCTACCTCCCAAGAAGGTACACTTAACAAGGGTGGATTTTTCCTTGGAAGAACGGGCTTTTTATGAGAAACTTGAGTTTGACTCACGCAAGCAATTCAAG GCTTATGCTGCTGCTGGTACTGTCAGTCAAAATTATGCAAATATCCTATTGATGCTTTTGCGCCTGCGCCAAGCTTGTGATCACCCATTACTTGCCAAAGGGCTCAGCTCCGATCCTGTTGGAAAGGATTCCTCTGAGATGGCTAAGATTCTTCCCAGAGAACTACTAGTTAATTTATTGAAACCATTGGAAGCTTCACTGGCCATATGTCTTGTGTGCAGA GATCCTCCTGAAAATGCAGTGGTCACGATGTGTGGGCACGTTTTCTGTTATCAATGTGTTTCAGATCATTTAACTGGTGAAGACAATACATGTCCTGCCCATCAATGTAAAGAACAACTCGGTGCCGATGTTATATTTTCAAGATCCACTTTGAGGAGAAGCCTATGTGTTGATGTGGACGGTGACACCCCCGTTCAGTGCGAACTGCGTGATGAATCTGCAGTTCTACAGAGAAACTACGTATCATCAAAGATCAAGTCCGCTCTTGAAATTCTCAAGTCATGCATATCAAAAGGCCAGAGTTCAGAGTCACAGGATTTTTTCGTATTTGACGAGGATGTTTCTGCGTCTGATCACGAGTTTGAGGCAGCAAGTGTAGCACCTGAAAAGGCTATCGTTTTTTCACAATGGACTAGCATGCTAGACTTAGTCGAGATGTCACTGAAGAATAACCATATTAGCTATCGGAGGCTTGATGGTACTATGTCAATAGCTGCTCGAGACAAGGCCGTAAAAGATTTCAACACTGACCCTGAG GTGGATGTCATGTTAATGTCTTTAAAAGCTGGGAATCTAGGGCTCAACATGGTTGCTGCGTGCCGTGTAATCCTCTTGGATCTTTGGTGGAATCCGACAACAGAGGATCAGGCTGTTGATAGAGCCCACAGAATAGGGCAGACTCGTACAGTTACTGTATCACGGTTAACTGTCAAGGACACAGTTGAGGACCGCATCCTGAGTCTTCAG GATGACAAGAGAAAAATGGTGGCATCGGCGTTCGGGGAAGATCAAAGTGGCTGCCACGGTGCTCGCCTCTCGATGGAAGACCTGAGATTTTTGTTCGAGGGCTGA